The genomic region ACGACCTCATCAAGCTGCTCGACGGCGCGCCTGCGGAGACGCGCGCGAGCCACGTCCGGCGGGCCGGTGAGGTGATCGCGGAGACGCACACCCTGCGACTGCTGAACCTGCGGCGGGTGACGCGCGCGATCGCCGGTTCCGAGCCGGGACCCGAGGGCAACGTGACCAAGCTGCTGGTGGCCGAGAGCGGTCAGCGGATGACCGAACTGGCCATGGAGCTGGCGGGCTCGGCGGCGGTCGTCGGGCAGGCTCCGACCCTCACGCAGGCTTATCTCGGGAATCGGGCGATGACCATCGCCGGGGGGACATCCGAGATCACCCGCAACACGATCGCCGAACGGATCCTCGGGCTGCCCCGCGACCCGCTACTGAAGTAATACTTGTCCCATGCCGCCCAGCGACTTCCATCCTGACCTGCGCCGGATCGCGCGCTACATCCCCAGGCAGGTCGTCACGCCGGTGACGCTGCCCGTCATCCGGATGGTCACCCGACTGCAGGGTCGCCACACCCCCGACGACGTCGAGGCGCTCACCCTCGGTTCCGGCGTCGGCGTGCGGTTGTTTCGGCCTGCGGGCGTCACGCAGCCGGGTCCGGCGCTGCTGTGGATCCACGGTGGCGGCTACATCATCGGGACCGCCGCACAGGACGACGTGCTGTGCCGCCGGTTCGCCAGGGAACTGGGGGCGACCGTCGCCTCGGTCGACTACCGGCTCGCACCCGAGCATCCCTACCCCGCCCCGCTCGAGGACTGCTACTCGGCGTTGACGTGGCTGGCGGGCTTGCCGTCGGTGGATCCGGCGCGGGTCGCGATCGGCGGCGCGAGTGCGGGCGGTGGGCTGGCCGCGTCGCTGGCGCTGCACGCCCGCGACCGCGGCGAGGTGCCGCTGGCGGCTCAACTGCTGGTCTATCCGATGCTCGACGACCGCACCGTCGACCGTGCCGGCCTGGACAACCCCGGCCACCGACTGTGGAACCAGTCGAGCAACAAGTTCGGCTGGGCGGCCTACCTCGGCGACGCCGACCGCGACGTCGCGGTGCCTGCCCGTCGACAGGACCTCGGTGGCCTGCCGCCCGCATGGATGGGTGTCGGCACGCTGGACCTGTTCCACGACGAGGACCTCGCTTACGCCGAGCGCCTGCGGGCCGCGGGCGTGCCGTGCGAGGTCGAGGTGGTCGACGGCGCCTTCCATGGATTCGATGGGATCGTGCCGAAAGCCGAAGTTTCGCTGGCGTTCTTCAACAGCCAGTGCGCGATGCTGCGCCAGGCGCTGATCCCCGCGGCGGCCTGACACTGGGCTCTCAGGCCCGCTCGTACACCACCTCGCCGGCGATGATGGTGGCCGCCACCAGGGCCGAGTCCAGGACGTCGAGCACCTCGGCGGGCGCTGCCGACAGCACCACCAGGTCCCCGGGCTGATCGGGCGCGACGGCACGCGGACGGGTCGGCTCGTCCGCCGCACCGACGAACATGCCCAGCGCCTCATGTGGGGAGACGCATTCGTCGGGGCCGAGCACCGCCCCGCTCACAGTGGCGCGCTGCACGGCCGCGCGCATCGCCCGCCAGGGGTCGCCGTCCCCGAACGGCATGTCGGTGGACAGCGCGACCGGCACCCCGGCACGCAGAAGCGAAGCGACCCGCCACAATTCGTGCTGCTCGCCGACGGGCACGTCGTGCCGGTACTGCTCGCCCCGCTCGGCGACGAAGTTGGGCTGGGTGACCACCGTGACCCGGGCGCGGGCCAGGTCCGGCAGGCTGCCGTCGGGCACCACCGCGGCGTGCTCGATGCGATCCCGCGGATGCGTGCCTGCGGTCTGCAGCGCCGAGAGGGTGACGACGAGCTGCGCCGCGGTGACGCAGTGAACGGCCACCGGCACGGCGTCGGCATGCCGTCCGGCGATCCACGAGGCGAGTTCGTCGTGGTCGAGGTCGGCGTCGTGCAGGATGCGTTTTCCGGGCGCCAGGCAGTGGACGCGCTGTCGCAGTTCCCCGCGGCGATGGGCTTGCGCCAGCGCGGCGGTGTCGGCTCTGCCCAGGTCGGGCGTGGCGTCGGTGACGCCGGTGACGCCGTGCGCACTGAGCCGGTCGCTGAGCTGCCGCAGCCCGATCTCGTTGCGTGGCAAGGTGTCCGACCACGTGCGGTCGGCGCTGCGGAGTCGGCCGTCGGGATGGTCGGGAAGCCCGACGCGGGCCAGGCCGATGGAGTTCAGCGTCCACAGCACGCCGCTGCGGTGCTGCACCCGCACGGGGACGGCAGGCGACACCTCGTCCAGCACCGCGCGGTCCAGCGGTCCAGCGACGGTCTCGTGGTAGCCGACCGCACGGATCCATCCGTCGTGCCCGATGGGTGCGCAGGCCAGCGCGTGGCCCAGCTCGGCGCGGCTTGTCACCTCGGCGGGCCCGACTCGGGTCGAGGCCAGCGCGGCGGCGGCGGCACGCAGGTGCACGTGGTGGTCGTGGATGCCGGGGATCACGATGCCGCCTGCGGCGTCGAAGACCTGCTCACCGGGCAACGGGACCAGTCGGTGGTCCACCGCGACGATCCACGCGCCGACACGGACGTCGACCGCCGCGCCGTCGAGCAACGTGGCGCGCTGGATCAGCACGGCGCGAACCGACGCCCGCTGATCAGCTCGTCGACGGTCGCGTTGTCCGCACCGGGCTCGGGCGCGGATGCGGTGATCCTGGGTGTTGTGGCGCAGTCGGTGTCGCCGGTGTCGGGCTGCTCGGCGTAGGTCGCGGCGACGGCGGCCATCGACAGCTCGATCAACTCGCCTCCGCCGCTGCGCAGCGACTGCGCCACCGCCAGTGCGGCTTCCAGGCCCGTCAGCGGATCCGCGATGGCGTCGCCACAGAAGGTGGGGTTCTCGGGTGCTGAGCGGACAAGGCCGCCCGACACCGCCGCGTCGTCGCCGAAGGCGACCCAGTCGGCGCGCTCGCCGTCCGTGCCGTGCCCCGTGATCCGCAGCCACACCCGGCCGTCGCGCGGGGCGATGTGGGTGGGGCCCAGCAGACGCCGCGTCAACGCGGCGGGCCGCGACGACTCGATCACCACGTCGGCGGCCTCCAGCAGTGGGCGGACGCTGTCGGGGTCGTCGAAATCGACCGTGTAGGAGAGTTTTCCGGCGTTGAGCCAGTCGAAGAAGGCTCGCGGTCCGCGGCGGGCGCCGTCGGGCCGCGCGATGCTCTCCACCTTGACGACGGTCGCACCGGCGCGAGCCAGCAGGTGGCCGCACAGCGGTCCGGCCCACATGGCCGACAGGTCGGCCACCAGCAGGCCCGCCGGTGCGCGGGTGGTGGTGCCTGCGCCGAAGGGATAGACCCGCGGCGGTCCCGCAGGCGTCTCGGCGAGTGCGGCAACGGGCAGCCCGAGTAGTCGCGCGCGCTCGGTCACGTCGGCGACGTCGCACCCGGCGGCCCAGGTCTGCACCGCGCGCCACTCGTCGGCCACCCGCTGCGCCCCGAGCAGCGCCGGCACGGCATCGATGTCGTCGTCGCGCGAGAGTGTCAACGCGCACCACCCGTCGCGGCAGGGCATCAGCCGGGTCGCGCCGCCCGCCGAGATGCGGCCGCGGGGCGCGATGCCCAGCAGTCCGGCCCGCCCGCCGATCAGCTCACCGGCATCGACGTCGACGCCGGTGAAGATGGTGTACGCATCGGCGACCCGCTGTGCCCGGGAGAGCACGGCGCTCGGGACGGTCAGCGACGTCACGTCCTCCATTGTGCTCAGTCACCGCTCAGTAGTGCAGCGCGGCGTACCGCCAGTCCAGCACCTGCCGGTCCGGCTCGGTCCGGCTGGTCCCACCTTCTGAAACCGCGTACACCAGCGACCGCAGTCCGAGCACGCCGCCACCGCCGTCGGGAAGCGGTGTCGCGGTCTCGATCCGGAGCTCGCTGTAGAGGGTGTCGCCCTCGTGTACCGGGCCTGTGTGGTCGCACGACTGCCAGCCCAGCACGGTCACCAGGTCGGGCAGCAGGCGGCAGGTCTGGGCGAGCGCCAGCCCGATGGTGTGCCCGCCGTACACCAGCCGCCGCCCCCCGACACGCCAATCGTGGTGCGTGGCCGCGATGTTCAGCGTCAGGCGGGCCAGCTCCGGTGCGCTGGTGACCACGTCGGCGCTGCTGTGCAGCACCGCGCCGGCCAGCGCAGGGTCGAACCGGGCACCCTGGACGCGGGCGCGGTAGGCGTCGGCGTCCCATTGAAGGGTCGGCGCCGGGTCGGGTGGCAGGTGGGCGCCCACGGTCGACACGTCGTCGCGGTGGCCGGTTTCGGCGGCGCCGTCGCGCAGCGGCAGCACGGCGCACCGGTAGAAGTCGAGGACCAGCCGACCGGCGTCGTCGACGGTAATCATCCGCAGCGCCGCCAGGCCGGTCGCCGCGCGCCCCGGCCTGGTCGAGTTCTGTTTCAGCCCGACCACCTCGGTGCGGGTGAACAGGGTGTCGCCGATGACCGGGAACCGGTGGAAGGTCAATCCGCGGTAGAACAGGTTGGCCTTGACCCGCTGAGTCACCAGCGTGGTCTGGCCGATCGCCACGTCACAGACCAGCGCCGGATGGGCGAGCGGGCCCGCCGCGCCGGTGACGGCCGACGCGAGGTCGGCGTCCAGCGCGAGGCGCAGGCGGTCACCGACGATGGACTGATGCACGGCCGCCGCGCCGGCGGTCAACGTCATCGACGGGGCGGTGTCGAAGACCTGACCGACCGCCAGGTCGTCGAAGTAGGGGCCGCTCACGGCTGCACTCTGGCATTAGGCCGGACAAAGTGTCAATATGGCCGTACATATGGCATCCCTCACTGACGAAGAAACCATGCTGGTCGAGACCGTGCGCGCGTTCGTCGACCGTGACGTCAAGCCCCGCGTCCGCGACGTCGAGCACGCCAACGAATACCCCGAGGCGTGGATCGAGCAGATGAAGCAGATCGGTGTCTACGGCCTGGCGATCCCGGAGTCCTACGGCGGTTCACCGGTGTCGATGCCCTGCTACGTCGAAGTCGCCCAGGAACTCTCCCGCGGCTGGATGAGCCTGGCCGGGGCGATGGGCGGACACACCGTCGTCGCCAAGCTCCTGGCGCTGTTCGGCACCGAGGAACAGAAGCTCCGCTACCTGCCGCCCATGGCGACCGGCGAGGTGCGCGCGACGATGGCGCTGACCGAGCCGGGCGGCGGATCGGACCTGCAGAACATGACGACGACGGCCGCGTCCGACGGTGACTCGCTGGTCATCAACGGCGCCAAGACGTGGATCAGCAATGCGCGGCGCTCGGGGCTGATCGCGCTGTTGTGCAAGACCGATCCCGATGCCGTGCCGCGGCACCGCGGCATCTCGGTGGTGCTCGCCGAGCGCGGAGAGGCCGTCCCGGACCTCGACTTGCGGCCTAGCCCCGGCCTGACGGTGTCGCGGGATCTGCCGAAACTCGGCTACAAGGGCGTCGAGTCGTGTGAGCTGACGTTCGCCGACTACCGCGTGCCCGCGTCGGCCATCCTCGGCGGAGAGCCGGGCAGGGGCTTCGCGCAGATGATGAAGGGCCTGGAGACCGGCCGCATCCAGGTCGCGTCGCGCGCCCTGGGGGTGGCGACCGCCGCGCTGGAGGATGCACTGCGTTATGCGCAGGAGCGCGAGAGCTTCGGGCAGCCGATCTGGCGACACCAGTCGATCGGTAACTACCTGGCCGACATGGCCACCAAGCTGACCGCGGCACGCCAGCTGACCCGCTACGCCGCCGAACGCTACGACAGCGGGCAGCGCTGTGACCTGGAGGCCGGGATGGCGAAGCTGTTCGCCTCGGAGGTCGCGATGGAGATCGCACTGAACGCGATGCGCATCCACGGCGGTTACGGCTACTCAACCGAATTCGACGTCGAGCGCTACTTCCGTGACGCCCCGCTGATGATCGTCGGCGAAGGCACCAACGAGATCCAGCGCAACGTGATCGCCGCTCAACTGGTGGCCAGGGGCGGCATCTAGGTGCGCGCGCCGCCGGCGTATCAGGCCCTGCGCGACCAGCTTCGCGCCGCAATCGCTGCGGGCCGCTACCGCGACGGCGCCCGACTGCCCACCGAATCGGAACTCGTTGCCGCCCATGGATTGTCGCGCCAGACGGTACGGCGGGCGTTTCAGGACCTGGTGGCCGAGGGGGTGGTGTACCGGGTGCCCGGCCGCGGTACCTACGCCAGCGACCGTGCCGACGTTCAAGGCCGCCGCTACCTTCGCCGGCTGGGCTCGATCGAGGACCTGATGAGCCTGTCCGACGACACCTCGATGGAGGTGCTCACCGGCCTGCGCAGGCGCGTGGACCTCGACGCGGCCAGCAGGCTGCGCCTCGACGACGACATCGTCCACACCGTGGTGTTCCGGCGCCTGCATGAGAGCGTGCCCTTCGTCTCGACGACGGTGCACCTGACGCCGTCGGCTGCGGCCCTCGTGTCGGCCGAACTCGGTGACGGAGCGGTGGGCACCCATACCGTAATCGGTCTGCTCGAGCCGCTGCTCGCCGAGCCGATCGCCGAAGCGGCGCAGTCGATCACCGTCGCACCCGCCGACGGGGCGGTGGCCGCGGCCGTCGATTGCGCGCCCGGCCATCCGATGCTGCGGGTCGACCGGCTGTACTCCGATGCCTCGGGGCGGCCGGTCGAACTGTCGGTCAGCCACTTCCTGCCCGAGCAATACACCTACCGGGTCACGTTGCGCCGCTCGGGCTAGCCGCGATCTCGTCGATCAGTCCCCACCGCAACGCCGTCGGCGCGTCGAGGGTGCGCCCGGACAACACCAGATAGGCAGTGCGCCAGCGGCCGATGCGGCGGGTGACGCTGACGGTGCCACCCGCACCGGGGATCAGGCCGAGGCTCAGCTCCGGCAGGCCGAACAGCGCGTCGGCGGCCGAAGTGATGTGCCCGCAGAACGCGGCCATCTCCAGCCCGCTGCCCAGCACCCGACCGTGCACCTCGGCCCGGCATCGATCACCGAGGCGCTGCGCCAATTCGGCGAGCACCAGCGCCGGGCTGTGGCGCGTGCGGGCCAGATGAGCGGCCGCCGGGTCGGCGAACGAGCCGAACTCGGCGAGGTCACCGCCGCTGCAGAAGGACGGACCGGCGCCGGAGAGCACCACCTCGGTGACCGACGGGTCGAGTCGCGCCACCTCGAGCGCTTCGAGCAGTGCCGCCCGCGCGTCGGTGGAGAACGCGTTGTGTCGGCGTGGCCGGTTGAACCGCACGTGCACGGAGTCGTCGATGCGGTCGACCAGGACGGGTTCCACCGGCGCGGGCGCCTCGGCCGGACCGCGTTCGGCGAGCCAGCGGGCGAACTCCGGGCCGGACTGCAGAGTCGAATACGCCAGGGACTCGGTGACCACGCCGGCGAACGTCGGCGCGTCCGGGTCCACGGCGCGCAGC from Mycobacterium sp. IDR2000157661 harbors:
- a CDS encoding alpha/beta hydrolase is translated as MPPSDFHPDLRRIARYIPRQVVTPVTLPVIRMVTRLQGRHTPDDVEALTLGSGVGVRLFRPAGVTQPGPALLWIHGGGYIIGTAAQDDVLCRRFARELGATVASVDYRLAPEHPYPAPLEDCYSALTWLAGLPSVDPARVAIGGASAGGGLAASLALHARDRGEVPLAAQLLVYPMLDDRTVDRAGLDNPGHRLWNQSSNKFGWAAYLGDADRDVAVPARRQDLGGLPPAWMGVGTLDLFHDEDLAYAERLRAAGVPCEVEVVDGAFHGFDGIVPKAEVSLAFFNSQCAMLRQALIPAAA
- a CDS encoding GntR family transcriptional regulator, which produces MRAPPAYQALRDQLRAAIAAGRYRDGARLPTESELVAAHGLSRQTVRRAFQDLVAEGVVYRVPGRGTYASDRADVQGRRYLRRLGSIEDLMSLSDDTSMEVLTGLRRRVDLDAASRLRLDDDIVHTVVFRRLHESVPFVSTTVHLTPSAAALVSAELGDGAVGTHTVIGLLEPLLAEPIAEAAQSITVAPADGAVAAAVDCAPGHPMLRVDRLYSDASGRPVELSVSHFLPEQYTYRVTLRRSG
- a CDS encoding CoA transferase; this translates as MTSLTVPSAVLSRAQRVADAYTIFTGVDVDAGELIGGRAGLLGIAPRGRISAGGATRLMPCRDGWCALTLSRDDDIDAVPALLGAQRVADEWRAVQTWAAGCDVADVTERARLLGLPVAALAETPAGPPRVYPFGAGTTTRAPAGLLVADLSAMWAGPLCGHLLARAGATVVKVESIARPDGARRGPRAFFDWLNAGKLSYTVDFDDPDSVRPLLEAADVVIESSRPAALTRRLLGPTHIAPRDGRVWLRITGHGTDGERADWVAFGDDAAVSGGLVRSAPENPTFCGDAIADPLTGLEAALAVAQSLRSGGGELIELSMAAVAATYAEQPDTGDTDCATTPRITASAPEPGADNATVDELISGRRFAPC
- a CDS encoding amidohydrolase family protein, with the translated sequence MLIQRATLLDGAAVDVRVGAWIVAVDHRLVPLPGEQVFDAAGGIVIPGIHDHHVHLRAAAAALASTRVGPAEVTSRAELGHALACAPIGHDGWIRAVGYHETVAGPLDRAVLDEVSPAVPVRVQHRSGVLWTLNSIGLARVGLPDHPDGRLRSADRTWSDTLPRNEIGLRQLSDRLSAHGVTGVTDATPDLGRADTAALAQAHRRGELRQRVHCLAPGKRILHDADLDHDELASWIAGRHADAVPVAVHCVTAAQLVVTLSALQTAGTHPRDRIEHAAVVPDGSLPDLARARVTVVTQPNFVAERGEQYRHDVPVGEQHELWRVASLLRAGVPVALSTDMPFGDGDPWRAMRAAVQRATVSGAVLGPDECVSPHEALGMFVGAADEPTRPRAVAPDQPGDLVVLSAAPAEVLDVLDSALVAATIIAGEVVYERA
- a CDS encoding enoyl-CoA hydratase/isomerase family protein — encoded protein: MTRVELTSGVFVAVESVCDEAAFTLSEQDSADRRVITVPSVDDAVEDLRARCLRWPHAAAICGDVLRAVDPDAPTFAGVVTESLAYSTLQSGPEFARWLAERGPAEAPAPVEPVLVDRIDDSVHVRFNRPRRHNAFSTDARAALLEALEVARLDPSVTEVVLSGAGPSFCSGGDLAEFGSFADPAAAHLARTRHSPALVLAELAQRLGDRCRAEVHGRVLGSGLEMAAFCGHITSAADALFGLPELSLGLIPGAGGTVSVTRRIGRWRTAYLVLSGRTLDAPTALRWGLIDEIAASPSGAT
- a CDS encoding acyl-CoA dehydrogenase family protein; translated protein: MASLTDEETMLVETVRAFVDRDVKPRVRDVEHANEYPEAWIEQMKQIGVYGLAIPESYGGSPVSMPCYVEVAQELSRGWMSLAGAMGGHTVVAKLLALFGTEEQKLRYLPPMATGEVRATMALTEPGGGSDLQNMTTTAASDGDSLVINGAKTWISNARRSGLIALLCKTDPDAVPRHRGISVVLAERGEAVPDLDLRPSPGLTVSRDLPKLGYKGVESCELTFADYRVPASAILGGEPGRGFAQMMKGLETGRIQVASRALGVATAALEDALRYAQERESFGQPIWRHQSIGNYLADMATKLTAARQLTRYAAERYDSGQRCDLEAGMAKLFASEVAMEIALNAMRIHGGYGYSTEFDVERYFRDAPLMIVGEGTNEIQRNVIAAQLVARGGI
- a CDS encoding MaoC family dehydratase, producing the protein MSGPYFDDLAVGQVFDTAPSMTLTAGAAAVHQSIVGDRLRLALDADLASAVTGAAGPLAHPALVCDVAIGQTTLVTQRVKANLFYRGLTFHRFPVIGDTLFTRTEVVGLKQNSTRPGRAATGLAALRMITVDDAGRLVLDFYRCAVLPLRDGAAETGHRDDVSTVGAHLPPDPAPTLQWDADAYRARVQGARFDPALAGAVLHSSADVVTSAPELARLTLNIAATHHDWRVGGRRLVYGGHTIGLALAQTCRLLPDLVTVLGWQSCDHTGPVHEGDTLYSELRIETATPLPDGGGGVLGLRSLVYAVSEGGTSRTEPDRQVLDWRYAALHY